One Jeotgalicoccus saudimassiliensis DNA window includes the following coding sequences:
- the msrA gene encoding peptide-methionine (S)-S-oxide reductase MsrA: protein MATATLAGGCFWCLIKPFDQWDGVKKIVSGYSNGDKQNPTYAEVSTGTTGHIEAVQIEFDEEVMSYRELLEVFFKTFDPTDTGGQFGDRGPQYMPAVFYHDEAQHQTALDLIKELDEAAIFPGPINTPVLPYKNFYEAEEEHQDFHEKNPGHYNAYYKGSGRKGFIDHVWGEN from the coding sequence ATGGCAACAGCAACTTTAGCAGGCGGATGTTTCTGGTGTTTAATCAAACCGTTTGACCAGTGGGACGGCGTAAAGAAAATCGTTTCAGGTTATTCAAACGGAGATAAGCAGAATCCAACATACGCTGAAGTATCAACAGGAACAACAGGACATATAGAAGCTGTACAGATTGAATTCGACGAAGAAGTAATGAGCTACCGCGAGCTGCTTGAAGTATTTTTCAAGACATTCGATCCGACGGATACCGGCGGACAGTTCGGTGACCGCGGACCGCAGTATATGCCGGCCGTATTTTACCACGACGAAGCACAGCATCAGACAGCGCTCGATTTAATTAAAGAACTCGACGAAGCAGCTATCTTCCCCGGTCCGATCAACACACCGGTACTGCCGTATAAAAACTTCTACGAAGCAGAAGAAGAGCACCAGGATTTCCACGAAAAGAATCCGGGTCATTACAACGCATATTATAAAGGCTCCGGACGTAAAGGATTTATAGATCATGTATGGGGTGAAAATTAA
- the msrB gene encoding peptide-methionine (R)-S-oxide reductase MsrB, with translation MARKDISELTELERQVMKEDGTEAPFENEYWKHFEEGIYVDKLSGKPLFTSKDKFDSSCGWPSFAKSLSDEDVSEHVDTSFGMRRTEVRSETSDSHLGHVFPDGPTELGGLRYCINSAALDFIPKSDLEKEGYGEYVKLLESGE, from the coding sequence ATGGCGAGAAAAGATATCAGCGAATTAACTGAACTGGAAAGACAGGTAATGAAAGAAGACGGTACCGAAGCACCTTTTGAGAACGAGTACTGGAAACACTTCGAGGAAGGGATTTACGTCGATAAGCTGAGCGGCAAGCCGCTGTTCACTTCAAAAGACAAGTTCGATTCTTCATGCGGCTGGCCGAGCTTCGCCAAATCATTGTCCGATGAAGATGTATCAGAACACGTGGACACGTCGTTTGGCATGCGCCGTACGGAAGTCAGAAGTGAAACTTCGGACTCCCACCTCGGCCACGTCTTCCCGGACGGGCCAACGGAACTCGGCGGCTTAAGATACTGCATCAACTCTGCAGCACTTGATTTTATTCCAAAAAGCGACCTTGAAAAAGAAGGCTACGGTGAATACGTCAAGCTGCTGGAATCAGGCGAGTAA
- a CDS encoding YozE family protein, protein MNTSSCWNQASNMKDRPYYQYMKTELGAKTDIGELANHIIDDMSFPKYSNNYEEISDYLEKNPYLNISLDTFDESFSNYKQWLQS, encoded by the coding sequence GTGAATACGTCAAGCTGCTGGAATCAGGCGAGTAATATGAAAGACCGCCCGTATTACCAGTATATGAAAACAGAACTCGGTGCAAAAACGGACATCGGTGAACTCGCAAATCACATCATCGATGACATGTCTTTCCCGAAGTACTCAAATAATTACGAAGAAATATCGGATTACCTTGAAAAGAACCCTTATCTTAATATATCATTAGATACGTTTGATGAAAGTTTTTCAAATTACAAACAATGGCTACAATCATAG
- the deoD gene encoding purine-nucleoside phosphorylase: MSIHINAKQGDIADTILLPGDPLRAKYIAETFLEDVVCYNEVRNMFGYTGTYKGKRISVQGTGMGVPSISIYIHELMRDYGVKNLIRVGTAGALKEEVKVRDVVIAQSATTDSYQNAKLFGNVSYAPTSNFELLLSSYNEAQKRGLDVKVGNVYTADSFYDTKTDTKQLADYGVLAVEMESSALFTIAEEYNARALAILTISDHLITGEVTTAEERQTTFNDMIEVALDAAVPFIGK; this comes from the coding sequence ATGAGTATTCATATCAATGCAAAACAGGGCGATATCGCCGACACTATTTTACTGCCGGGAGATCCCCTGCGTGCGAAGTATATCGCTGAAACGTTTTTAGAAGACGTTGTATGCTACAACGAAGTACGTAACATGTTCGGATACACCGGTACGTACAAAGGCAAGAGAATTTCTGTACAGGGTACGGGTATGGGTGTGCCTTCAATTTCAATTTACATTCACGAACTTATGCGTGATTACGGCGTTAAAAACTTAATCCGTGTCGGTACTGCCGGTGCATTAAAAGAAGAAGTTAAAGTACGCGACGTTGTTATCGCACAAAGTGCAACAACTGACTCTTACCAGAATGCAAAATTATTCGGCAACGTGAGCTACGCGCCGACTTCAAACTTCGAACTGCTTCTTTCAAGCTACAACGAAGCACAAAAACGCGGTCTTGATGTGAAAGTCGGAAACGTCTACACAGCAGACTCATTCTACGATACAAAGACTGACACGAAGCAGCTTGCAGACTACGGTGTGCTCGCAGTGGAAATGGAATCTTCAGCACTGTTCACAATCGCAGAAGAATACAATGCACGCGCACTGGCTATTCTGACAATCTCTGACCACCTGATTACAGGAGAGGTGACAACTGCAGAAGAAAGACAGACAACATTCAACGATATGATCGAAGTTGCTCTGGATGCAGCAGTGCCGTTTATCGGAAAATAA
- a CDS encoding S41 family peptidase yields MHILSEENNDKNVQPKLRSVQMNIFWFIVIILTTIIASVVITAISISNNQERAVNVGTDTRTEFAKLYSVYDTLTENYYEDVDSDALIESSIRGMVEGLEDPYSEYMSIDETDEFEESITGDFEGIGAEVMQEGSKIIISSPMKGSPAEQAGIEPGDQILAVDGDSLEGKTTTEAVQLIRGEKGTDVVLTIQRGSGSPTDITITRDTIHIDSVTYEKVDGVGHISINRFQQGTTDEFSKFIDEAANDGVKELIIDFRYNPGGLLNEAVTMINQFIEPETAALYLEDNTGNQQEIITENEKNENTESFNEVYILINEGSASASEVFTGALDDLTDVTIAGTTSFGKGVVQRTSEFKDNSMLKYTNTKWLTPDKTWVQDDGIKPDIELINPDYYRIELLTEDEVFAEGQENEKVLSIKVALDALGYDIKSFDNHFDAGLTAAVKAYQNDKNLTADGIVTGETTTGILSDIREKINDNDAQLNYLIDYINGDQSIMEIEQKARNNAPHIPPVTEDEQHLTDEAEDEEE; encoded by the coding sequence GTGCATATCTTGAGCGAAGAAAACAATGATAAGAACGTTCAGCCGAAACTCCGGTCCGTTCAAATGAATATATTCTGGTTTATCGTCATTATTTTAACGACGATTATTGCCAGTGTGGTAATTACAGCAATTTCAATTTCAAATAACCAGGAACGTGCAGTCAACGTCGGAACCGATACGAGAACCGAGTTTGCGAAACTGTACAGCGTTTACGATACGCTCACTGAAAACTACTACGAAGATGTCGATTCGGACGCGCTGATTGAATCTTCCATCCGCGGAATGGTCGAAGGACTTGAAGATCCGTACAGCGAGTACATGAGTATCGATGAAACCGATGAATTCGAAGAGAGCATTACAGGCGATTTTGAAGGCATCGGTGCAGAAGTCATGCAGGAAGGCAGCAAAATTATTATCTCAAGTCCGATGAAAGGCTCACCGGCAGAGCAGGCGGGTATTGAACCCGGCGACCAGATTCTTGCTGTTGACGGCGATTCACTGGAAGGTAAGACAACGACAGAAGCAGTACAGCTCATCCGGGGTGAGAAGGGTACCGACGTCGTACTGACGATTCAGCGCGGCTCAGGCAGCCCGACTGATATTACAATTACACGCGATACGATTCATATCGACAGTGTGACATATGAGAAAGTCGACGGTGTGGGTCATATCAGCATTAACAGATTCCAGCAGGGCACGACCGACGAATTCAGCAAGTTTATCGATGAGGCGGCCAATGACGGTGTGAAGGAACTCATTATCGACTTCCGCTACAATCCGGGCGGCCTGTTAAACGAAGCCGTGACGATGATCAACCAGTTTATCGAACCGGAAACAGCGGCGCTGTACCTGGAAGATAATACGGGTAATCAGCAGGAAATCATCACCGAAAACGAGAAAAATGAAAACACCGAATCATTCAACGAAGTGTACATTTTAATTAACGAAGGTTCAGCAAGTGCCTCAGAAGTATTTACAGGCGCACTGGATGACCTGACAGATGTGACGATCGCAGGAACAACTTCATTCGGTAAAGGTGTCGTGCAGCGTACGAGCGAGTTTAAAGACAACTCGATGCTGAAATATACGAACACGAAATGGCTGACACCTGACAAGACATGGGTGCAGGACGATGGAATCAAGCCGGACATTGAACTGATTAATCCGGACTACTACCGCATCGAACTGCTGACAGAGGACGAAGTCTTCGCAGAAGGCCAGGAAAACGAGAAGGTACTGTCGATTAAAGTCGCACTCGACGCGCTCGGCTATGATATTAAGTCGTTTGACAATCACTTTGATGCCGGGCTGACAGCAGCTGTGAAGGCTTATCAGAACGATAAAAACCTTACAGCCGACGGTATCGTCACAGGCGAAACGACGACGGGCATTCTGTCCGACATCCGCGAAAAGATTAACGACAACGACGCCCAGCTGAATTATTTAATCGATTACATTAACGGTGACCAGTCCATTATGGAAATTGAGCAGAAGGCACGGAATAATGCACCGCACATTCCGCCGGTCACTGAAGATGAACAGCATTTAACTGATGAAGCAGAAGACGAAGAAGAATAA
- a CDS encoding undecaprenyldiphospho-muramoylpentapeptide beta-N-acetylglucosaminyltransferase: protein MVSDNKKVMLTGGGTVGHVMLNKLLIPELQNKNIEPHYIGSKNGIEKDIIADMNIPYHSISSGKLRRYISFENLKDIFKVVKGVLDAKKILKREKPLFVFSKGGFVSVPVVLAAAATDVPVYIHESDLTPGLANRIASKFATKVFTTFEATTEHFTDAKAEYLGPAIRPELTQGSHEEGYALTGFNSAKPVLIVMGGSLGAKKINEFIHSHIDTLTEKYQIIHLTGKGNVNKKVKAAGYKQFDYVGDELAHLLAISDIVISRSGSNAIFELLHVKKPMVLIPLGLDQSRGDQIQNAKHFKKQGYAEVLKEEDLNLENLGNTLDDIDNRYSEITYKMTQFKHGFHPDELAAKLIGEASQSEQK from the coding sequence ATGGTTTCAGATAATAAAAAAGTTATGCTGACAGGCGGCGGTACAGTCGGCCATGTAATGCTGAACAAACTTCTAATTCCTGAATTACAAAATAAAAATATTGAGCCGCACTACATCGGTTCGAAAAATGGCATCGAGAAAGACATTATTGCGGATATGAACATTCCGTATCACAGTATCTCGAGCGGCAAGCTGCGCCGTTATATTTCTTTTGAAAACTTAAAGGATATTTTTAAAGTGGTAAAAGGCGTTTTGGATGCCAAGAAAATTTTAAAGCGTGAAAAACCGCTGTTCGTCTTTTCAAAAGGCGGCTTCGTCTCCGTGCCGGTCGTCCTCGCTGCGGCCGCAACAGATGTACCGGTCTATATTCACGAATCTGACTTAACACCGGGACTCGCAAACAGAATCGCGAGCAAGTTCGCAACGAAAGTATTCACGACGTTTGAAGCGACGACGGAACACTTTACCGATGCGAAAGCAGAATACCTCGGACCGGCGATCCGTCCGGAATTAACACAGGGCTCACACGAAGAGGGCTATGCGCTCACCGGATTCAATTCAGCGAAACCTGTACTGATCGTTATGGGCGGCTCACTCGGTGCGAAGAAAATTAACGAGTTCATTCACTCACACATCGATACGCTGACAGAAAAGTATCAGATTATCCACTTAACAGGGAAGGGCAACGTGAACAAAAAGGTTAAAGCTGCCGGCTACAAACAGTTCGATTACGTCGGCGACGAGCTTGCACACCTATTGGCAATCAGCGACATCGTCATTTCACGGAGCGGCTCAAATGCAATATTTGAATTACTGCACGTTAAAAAGCCGATGGTATTAATTCCGCTCGGACTCGATCAGAGCCGCGGCGACCAGATTCAAAATGCGAAGCACTTTAAGAAGCAGGGCTACGCAGAAGTACTGAAAGAAGAAGATCTGAACCTTGAAAATCTCGGGAACACACTCGATGACATCGATAACAGATACAGTGAAATCACATATAAAATGACACAGTTTAAACACGGCTTCCACCCGGATGAACTTGCCGCTAAACTGATTGGGGAGGCGTCGCAAAGTGAGCAGAAGTAA
- a CDS encoding phosphatase PAP2 family protein, with protein MSRSKKMSLFLVFTLIFGVIAVFHESRLGRWIDREVYEFIYASESFITTALMLGFTQLGEVLSMIVMSLILISILMLYKLKIHTLFILISMIASSILIPVLKNSFDRERPSMLRLIEISGFSFPSGHAMGSTIFFGSLATIIKHTDLNNKALLMTVCATFILMISSSRVYLGVHYPTDVLAGVVIGLAVVVGTSALLHKKLRKPRLI; from the coding sequence GTGAGCAGAAGTAAGAAAATGTCTTTATTTCTCGTCTTCACTTTAATATTCGGCGTCATCGCCGTCTTTCATGAGTCGAGACTCGGGCGCTGGATCGACCGTGAAGTCTACGAGTTTATCTATGCATCAGAAAGTTTCATTACGACAGCGCTGATGCTCGGCTTTACACAGCTCGGCGAAGTACTGTCGATGATCGTCATGTCACTGATTCTGATTTCAATACTGATGCTGTACAAATTAAAAATTCACACGTTGTTTATTTTGATTTCAATGATTGCATCAAGCATTCTGATTCCGGTATTAAAAAACTCATTCGACCGCGAGCGTCCGTCTATGCTCCGCCTGATTGAAATTTCCGGATTCAGTTTCCCGAGCGGTCACGCAATGGGCTCGACAATATTCTTCGGGTCGCTTGCGACGATAATTAAACATACGGATCTGAATAATAAAGCACTCCTTATGACGGTGTGTGCAACATTCATTCTGATGATTTCATCATCCCGTGTATACCTTGGTGTACACTACCCGACAGACGTGCTGGCAGGCGTCGTTATCGGCCTTGCAGTCGTTGTTGGCACAAGTGCGCTGCTCCATAAAAAGCTCAGAAAACCGCGCTTAATTTAA
- a CDS encoding GNAT family N-acetyltransferase: protein MAINLYENITLENDRIRLVPMQLSHAAELQSINHDSIWTYMLFQATTEDAMSEWIQSAIELRNQLKSIPFVVVLKSTGEVVGATRIQHIDYERQSCEIGASWFGTKAQRTFINSDSKYLLLEYCFEVLHLMRVQVRADERNERSNKAIERIGFTKEGVIRKERALHGVPRNLIIYSIIDDEWPEVKTNLLIKQQSYMMDTPNTIVS, encoded by the coding sequence ATGGCAATAAATTTATATGAAAACATTACGCTTGAAAATGACAGAATCAGACTCGTGCCCATGCAGTTAAGCCACGCCGCAGAACTTCAGTCTATTAATCATGACAGTATTTGGACCTACATGCTATTTCAGGCAACAACAGAAGATGCAATGAGCGAATGGATTCAAAGTGCCATCGAGCTCCGCAATCAGCTGAAATCGATTCCCTTTGTTGTCGTATTAAAATCGACAGGCGAAGTAGTCGGTGCCACACGTATCCAGCACATTGACTACGAACGTCAAAGCTGCGAAATCGGCGCCTCCTGGTTCGGAACGAAAGCACAGCGCACATTCATTAACTCAGACAGCAAATACCTGCTGCTTGAATACTGCTTCGAAGTCCTTCATCTCATGCGTGTCCAGGTACGCGCAGACGAGCGCAACGAACGCAGCAACAAAGCAATCGAAAGAATCGGCTTCACAAAAGAAGGCGTGATCCGTAAAGAACGTGCACTGCACGGTGTGCCGCGCAATTTAATAATCTATTCAATCATCGACGATGAATGGCCCGAAGTTAAAACGAATTTACTTATTAAACAGCAAAGCTATATGATGGACACACCAAATACAATCGTAAGTTAA
- a CDS encoding response regulator transcription factor: protein MPEVLVVEDETNLARFIELELGHEGYNVTLAADGQEGFTLASENDYDVILLDLMLPKLNGLEVCRRLRKTKDTPIIIITAKGDTYDKVVGLDYGADDYIVKPFEIEELLARLRVIMRRSKTAEANHDTLGLHGISIDTSAYTVQIDGTPIDLTKTEYELLYLLVKNTGIVMKREQILDIIWGYDSEVETNVVDVYIRYLRNKLKPFDKDKLIETVRGVGYVIRQ from the coding sequence ATGCCGGAAGTGTTAGTTGTTGAAGACGAAACGAATTTAGCCCGTTTCATAGAATTGGAATTAGGCCACGAAGGGTACAATGTGACGCTCGCGGCTGATGGCCAGGAGGGGTTCACCCTCGCATCGGAGAATGATTACGATGTGATCCTCCTGGATCTGATGCTGCCAAAGCTGAACGGTCTCGAAGTGTGCAGGCGTCTCAGAAAAACAAAGGATACGCCGATTATTATTATTACAGCAAAAGGGGATACGTACGATAAAGTTGTCGGTCTCGATTACGGTGCGGATGATTACATCGTGAAGCCGTTCGAGATTGAGGAACTGCTCGCGCGCCTTAGAGTAATTATGCGCCGCAGCAAGACGGCGGAGGCGAATCACGATACGCTCGGTCTGCACGGCATTTCGATTGATACGTCAGCGTATACTGTTCAGATTGACGGTACGCCGATCGACCTGACGAAAACGGAATATGAGCTTTTGTATCTGCTCGTAAAGAACACGGGCATCGTTATGAAACGAGAACAGATTCTCGATATTATATGGGGGTACGACAGCGAGGTCGAAACGAATGTCGTCGACGTATACATCAGATATCTCCGCAATAAACTGAAACCGTTCGACAAGGATAAACTGATTGAAACTGTCCGCGGTGTCGGGTACGTGATCAGACAATGA